ATTATATATGCATCATGCACTATATATCATACAATAATAGCAGCTTGGAAAAGATGAAATGTGGTCTTGGGGATCCTTAACGGCAGGAAGAATATCTAGGAATCAGGGCCATAatcacaatatacattgagggggacaaTAATTTATATACTTGTTGCTTTTCTGCTGCAGTTCATTATGCACCGCTgtctaattgtcattaagttgttgcagaaataacataaattttttttacatgtagtaGTCTAACACCGCTCATCAATGTCATTTGAAAAATCAAATGAAATGCCAATCAGATCGATGAAGGTGGGACTCAAATTTAAGAAGCTGAGCAGGAACCTAGTGGATTATCCCAGTGCCACGCATCAGCAAGAAGTTCACTCTAACAAGAGTGTTATTGTCATGTAAGATGTAACTAAACACACAATATGTGACCACTGATttatgaaagaaatgttgaaCAGATCAACAGCAATTTCCAGTAGTGCAAACTATTCACTATTTGGCAAAATTATCCCATTTTgaattgtatgtacagtaagtgATGTCATTCATCATCCATATGCTGTTACTTTTACttggaaaataaaaatagatattttattcCATAAAATATCAGTTTAcagtgaattacttttatgttatattaaaaattattttatctctttggaccttgacagtaGTGCTCAGTATGAATGGtgtttgtatggaaaagagcagtgttagGATTCCTGAAGAAAAGATTGTGTTAAGATTGTACTGAGCGGAAAAAACAACGAGAgacaacttgagggcagtaaataattttgtgtattttctttttgctagccagctgacacagtcatgccattttacagatacatcagtgattaaaagaaattctaattatattcatcttttctttgagacagcaagaAAAGATGACAGAAACAGGTgaattgctagcaatgcagacacagtgtttgtcttgtacagtgtgaactttaaaaatacatgcatcttttaaaaccaaaaattatatcattttgggcctttatcgcatttcaagcctttattcatAAAATTATTGCATTCAGCACTGTTACaatattaaaggaccaaagaggaccattatattgtgacctcaacacccctGACCCCTCACCCCCAAATGGTTTGAAATCCCACTGCTGCCATCTATCGGTGCCAGATGGTATTTAATTAAGGGCTGTATAAGCAGTAGATCACTGTTGTTATTGCTCATGCTTGAGGTTAGGGATTTGAGCAAACCCCTAACCTCAAGTATTTAAcctatttacttatttataaacAGTGTTTGTGCTATTGATacaggtgtgctattacttcTCCAAGTGATTGGACTTTCCCACGGAGCACAACAAAATGGGCCTGAAAAAACATTGAATGAGGGATCCAACTTGGTTCATTCATAGCAATGCACTTAACACCACTTAAAACTCCTTAACAACTgaatagcaatgccctgacaaccttTCACAACACCATAGCCTTGTGGCTGCAGGTTTATGCACTATTcttattttctaaagaaaatataaaaatctagttaatatTGTCCAGGaaataatatacataaataattttaatcagtttaatttgatttatttaacaCTGAAAACATTCAAGTAAAAGtaacaaagaacaaaacaaatcaatttaCAAAAATAGAATACATGAGGTACTGAAATTTTGACCTAAAATGGGAGCATTTTTGATCTGCCGTCTACAGACTCAGAGAACCAAAGAGATATTGCATTCAAAATCCCGTTGCCAGAGTAAGTTCACAGTAAGTCAAGAAAGAATTGCTTATTTCCTCCGCTCATTCACTCGTTTCTGTATCTCACTACATTCTCTTTCTGAGAGCAGACTGGCACTCAACACGACTCCTCTGCCCGTCTGATCCACCTGTATGCTCATCATACAGCACATATCCACCAGCTCTTTCTGACAGTGCAGAATCCCATTGTCCACATCACTGCGTCTCACTGGGTCTTTCCTCAGCACTCGGGCCTCTGCTGCTGAGAAGCCAATGAGGTTAGTGAGCATTGCGTCACACAGATCCACATCCAGATACCCGGTCCCATCTGATATGGTGGCCCCCAGTTTCCAAACTCCACCACTACTGCGCAAGTTCCCCACCAATGTAACAATAAAGGCTTGTAGACGTAAAACCTGAACACTGGTTGGCGGCCAAGTGCCAGCCTGCAGAGTGCAGAGGTACCTGGGTATGGGTGCGTCCGTTATTGCACTAGCATTTTGCTTCCTATTTGAAACCGATTCATATTTAGACTCATACTTTGGAAATTCATCTAAGGATCTATTGTGGTGGGAGCTTCTTTCGCCAACAGGAGTTCTGGAGGCAGAATTTGACTGGATCTGGTTCAGTCCTCCAGTTTTGGGCTGGTTAGTATGGTTGTCCAAACTTGGTAAGTCTAAATCTGGAAATGTCTGTTGCTCAATTTTAATGTGTTCTCTTGTGCTAGGCAACACTACTGAATCTAAAGGGCACATCACGCTATCTAGCTCCTCTAATGGGATGTCATCAAAGTCCTCAGGAATTTCATCCACCATATTGTCCTCAAAGTTTTGTGGAACTTCATCAAAATCATCTGGAATGCTGTTGAAGTCATCATCTGGAATTTCAACCTCATTCCAGCTGTTGTCACTGGAAATGGGTGTCTCTTGTTGACGGAGGCTTAACTGGGAGCGTTGTGATTGAAGGTGAGGTGCAGATGGTCTGGAAAACACTTGCAAATTCAGGCTGTCGTAGCCGCTGTCAGCTACCTGAAAATCTTCCACAGCCTCCACACTGGCCAAGAGCTCCTGGTCATCCAGTTCCTCACCTTGTGGATGGTTTTCCTCAGGCAGACCCAGTGTCCCACAAAGCAGTCTACTTTGACAGTATATAGGCAAGAGCTGTTCCACCTCCCCTCCCAACACCTTCACATTCTCTGCCTTCAAGAGCAACACCCCGAGACGAACAACGATAGGCCCAACTATCTGTAGCTTCGTGCCGGGTGGCAGGTTGGTACTCAGGGCTGGGATGGGCCGGTACTCCATACCCTCCAGACTGTGCACCCCATCCGTAAGCTGCAGCATCAACATGCGAGTGGGCTTGGCCTCCCATGGCCTCTGTGTTTCCTGCGTAACCGCGGAGACTTGTTCGTTGGAGCAGTCAGTGCCCCGAATGCGCTGCAGTTGAGTGTAAGCAGGCTGGCTGATATCCATTAGAGAGTCCATCTGAACACAGTAACAGCTGTTTAGTTCTGTCTTCTGGGCCTCTGAGATGCCTGCAGGGAGCACTGGGTGAGCCAGATCTCGCAGGTCTGTTAGTAACCATTGCTCCAAGACACGTTGATTGAGCAGGGCCCGGGGCACAGCTTCTCTCTCCGCCTCCTCCTTTATCCAGTTCACACAAGCATCCAGCCAGGCAGGAGGGACCTGGATGTGCCATTCAGAGTGCAGCCATGCCTGGGTAACCTGGACTTCACTCACTGTGGACATCTTCTCACTGTCCCAAACACCACGGTCTGAACTTCTAAATGGAGAAAGAGaaacattttgttgttatttaattattaattaaaaatgatcacatttaaccaaaatgtttatttaatattatataggGATATAATCCTATCCCACTGATATAGGGATGCAAGCTCATGAGATGTGAAAAAGGTGAGAAAGTCATAGCAGGTGTTCCAGGGGTATATTTACAGTTCAtttgtttgttatattttgttGTATTATCTTTTTATGTGTTTAAGTTAACTTAAAGTACACATTTCAAGAGATTTTATAAGAAAAATGTAGGACTTGTATGAAACTAAGGGCAAATTATCTTAAAAAAATGTGACTTTATCAAAAAGGTGAGTAGCCTGTATCCCTGAATATTAAACTGAATTTATGATGATGCAACATACAATTAAcacttaaaacatttataaatatgcaAATGTTAATATTAAGCTTACAGATTCAATTTGACAATTTTAACATAAACTTGAAATACTatggaacataaaaaaaataattaaaataacttgtactaaaattaattaaaatgcatactatacatttttttatttagttaacaTTACCTTTACAGTGCAGACACTACATGGCATGTTCAAGTGAAATacccttttaaaaacaaaacaaaaataatatagtaaaacgtaaaataatattaacaatataataacaCATAGCATAATATAAATTATTCATATTCTTAATTAGCATACTATATAATTTACTGATTACTATTCTATATTGTAACCTACTATACTATATAGTATTATACAACTTACTAAACTATagacaacaaaaaaaatcgagtAATTCCACGTTTATTCTGGCGCAGGTTACAATGTGCGCAATATGAGGTCGCCAACATTTTACAGACGACTTGCTCTAATAAGTAAATCGCTGTTATAATTTTGAGTACAGACTTTTTGCTTCT
This sequence is a window from Xyrauchen texanus isolate HMW12.3.18 chromosome 37, RBS_HiC_50CHRs, whole genome shotgun sequence. Protein-coding genes within it:
- the rmi1 gene encoding recQ-mediated genome instability protein 1 encodes the protein MSTVSEVQVTQAWLHSEWHIQVPPAWLDACVNWIKEEAEREAVPRALLNQRVLEQWLLTDLRDLAHPVLPAGISEAQKTELNSCYCVQMDSLMDISQPAYTQLQRIRGTDCSNEQVSAVTQETQRPWEAKPTRMLMLQLTDGVHSLEGMEYRPIPALSTNLPPGTKLQIVGPIVVRLGVLLLKAENVKVLGGEVEQLLPIYCQSRLLCGTLGLPEENHPQGEELDDQELLASVEAVEDFQVADSGYDSLNLQVFSRPSAPHLQSQRSQLSLRQQETPISSDNSWNEVEIPDDDFNSIPDDFDEVPQNFEDNMVDEIPEDFDDIPLEELDSVMCPLDSVVLPSTREHIKIEQQTFPDLDLPSLDNHTNQPKTGGLNQIQSNSASRTPVGERSSHHNRSLDEFPKYESKYESVSNRKQNASAITDAPIPRYLCTLQAGTWPPTSVQVLRLQAFIVTLVGNLRSSGGVWKLGATISDGTGYLDVDLCDAMLTNLIGFSAAEARVLRKDPVRRSDVDNGILHCQKELVDMCCMMSIQVDQTGRGVVLSASLLSERECSEIQKRVNERRK